In one Desulfosporosinus sp. Sb-LF genomic region, the following are encoded:
- a CDS encoding recombinase family protein, with amino-acid sequence MASNSAVKKVVTVIPVKPVEVVKGFALGAKKRVAAYCRVSTDLKEQETSFESQVQHYTDTISNRMDWDLIDIYADEGISGTTTTKRTEFLRMINDCMAGKIDMIVTKSISRFARNTEDCLHFVRKLKDKGIAVYFETENIDTLGSGGELLLTILSGMAQDSSRNQSDVTKWGILRQFESGRVLVNTTRFLGYDKNDNGELVINEEQADLVRRVFREYLEGKSYNAIAKGLTKDKIKTVTGNEKWWDSTISGMLENEKYYGAALLQKTITVNFLNHKRKANKGQAQKFMVDDNHPPIIPKEIFDKVQDEKERRALLRGNLVGDRHKYSSKYPFSAIVFCGNCGNIFKRRQWNSTNTSKKVVWQCKTYIMDGKDACGAKAVDEIVLKNAFVRMFNGIYENKQSFIKTLTENIETIILQRPDSRETEALDNRIEELKNELKRLIRFQVNNGVDAEVYNEEYKSISEELEEVRKKRLEQDKVIESKDGLKQRFDEILETINGRDSLLEEFDEEIFNALVEKIEILTPTHFVFELKSGMRVEEVVK; translated from the coding sequence ATGGCTTCAAATTCAGCGGTCAAGAAGGTTGTTACGGTCATTCCTGTAAAACCTGTTGAGGTGGTTAAAGGGTTCGCACTAGGGGCAAAGAAACGGGTAGCCGCGTATTGCAGGGTAAGCACAGATTTGAAAGAGCAGGAAACGAGCTTCGAATCACAGGTTCAGCACTATACGGATACCATTAGTAATAGAATGGATTGGGATTTGATCGATATTTATGCAGATGAAGGGATCTCGGGAACGACAACAACCAAGAGAACCGAGTTTCTAAGAATGATTAATGATTGCATGGCTGGAAAAATAGATATGATTGTTACAAAATCAATCAGTCGGTTTGCTCGCAATACCGAGGACTGCCTACACTTTGTAAGGAAGCTCAAGGACAAAGGAATAGCCGTTTATTTTGAAACAGAAAATATCGACACCCTTGGTTCTGGTGGTGAACTCTTGCTTACCATTCTTAGCGGAATGGCACAAGATAGTAGCAGAAATCAGTCAGATGTTACGAAATGGGGGATTCTAAGACAGTTTGAAAGTGGCAGAGTGCTAGTCAATACCACAAGGTTTCTGGGCTATGATAAAAATGACAATGGGGAACTTGTAATAAATGAGGAACAAGCGGATCTGGTACGCAGGGTATTCAGGGAATACCTTGAAGGGAAAAGCTACAATGCAATCGCCAAAGGGTTAACAAAGGATAAAATAAAAACTGTGACTGGAAACGAAAAATGGTGGGATTCAACCATAAGCGGGATGTTGGAAAATGAGAAGTATTATGGGGCAGCTCTTTTGCAAAAGACTATAACCGTTAATTTCCTTAATCATAAACGCAAGGCCAATAAGGGCCAGGCGCAGAAATTTATGGTCGATGATAACCACCCGCCGATCATACCTAAAGAGATATTTGATAAGGTTCAGGATGAGAAGGAACGAAGAGCCTTATTAAGGGGAAATTTGGTTGGTGACAGGCATAAATATAGTAGCAAATATCCTTTCAGTGCTATAGTTTTTTGTGGGAACTGCGGGAACATTTTTAAAAGACGACAGTGGAACAGCACAAATACATCGAAGAAAGTTGTTTGGCAGTGCAAAACTTACATAATGGACGGTAAGGATGCCTGTGGAGCCAAGGCCGTTGACGAGATTGTTTTAAAGAATGCCTTTGTAAGGATGTTCAACGGAATCTATGAAAACAAGCAGAGCTTTATAAAGACGTTGACTGAGAATATTGAAACAATTATTTTGCAAAGGCCAGATAGTAGAGAGACTGAAGCCTTGGATAATCGGATTGAGGAATTGAAAAATGAGTTGAAGAGGCTCATTCGGTTTCAGGTGAATAATGGCGTCGATGCTGAGGTTTATAACGAGGAGTACAAAAGCATATCTGAAGAACTGGAGGAAGTACGAAAGAAAAGGTTGGAGCAAGATAAGGTAATAGAATCAAAGGATGGGTTGAAACAAAGGTTTGACGAAATCCTAGAGACCATAAACGGCAGGGATTCACTACTTGAAGAGTTCGACGAAGAAATATTTAATGCGTTGGTTGAGAAGATAGAAATTCTCACGCCAACGCATTTTGTTTTTGAGTTGAAGAGTGGGATGAGGGTAGAGGAGGTAGTGAAGTGA
- a CDS encoding HNH endonuclease signature motif containing protein: MAIADKVRKMLWGRSGNLCAICRHVLVIEAPPFDVDSVVGEECHIISRQEHGPRSDPTFDKNLIDSYDNLLLLCSVHHKMIDDQWETNTVDVLRKIKINHEKWVSEKLGDKPMKAKIKRMDESIPEYLVRVELGKELFKILYEAHSYGFDNDELNTEDEVEFVGSFFQTLQNYGELSSDFESYDRVRVCFELTSEINKLEHMGFWVFGGIEIQELRGGTYEPSNWKAAIVIVLRATNKSILKKQV; encoded by the coding sequence ATGGCTATAGCTGATAAAGTAAGAAAAATGTTATGGGGTCGTTCGGGAAACCTTTGTGCTATCTGTAGACATGTATTGGTAATTGAGGCGCCCCCATTTGATGTAGATTCGGTTGTGGGTGAGGAATGTCATATTATTTCTAGACAAGAACATGGGCCAAGGAGTGATCCGACATTTGACAAGAACCTTATTGACTCATACGATAATTTGTTATTACTTTGTTCTGTTCACCATAAAATGATTGATGACCAGTGGGAAACTAATACGGTTGATGTTCTGCGCAAAATCAAAATTAATCATGAAAAGTGGGTCTCAGAAAAACTTGGTGACAAACCAATGAAAGCCAAAATTAAAAGAATGGATGAAAGTATTCCAGAATACCTCGTAAGGGTCGAATTAGGTAAAGAACTTTTTAAAATCTTATATGAAGCGCATTCATATGGGTTCGATAACGATGAGCTAAACACTGAGGATGAAGTAGAATTTGTAGGTAGTTTCTTTCAAACTTTACAGAACTATGGGGAGCTCAGTTCAGACTTTGAATCTTATGATAGAGTTAGAGTATGTTTTGAACTGACAAGTGAGATTAATAAGCTTGAACATATGGGCTTTTGGGTGTTTGGTGGTATAGAAATTCAAGAGTTGAGAGGCGGAACTTATGAACCGTCAAATTGGAAAGCAGCAATTGTCATAGTATTAAGGGCAACAAATAAGTCAATTTTAAAGAAACAAGTTTAA